The following proteins are encoded in a genomic region of Nitrospiraceae bacterium:
- a CDS encoding response regulator gives MGKTVLVVDDSVSMRQMVSFTLTGAGYEVVEAGDGKEAVDKLNGGAKPSLVITDLNMPNMDGISLIKAVRGMAAHKFTPILMLTTESSDDKKKEGQSAGATGWVVKPFNPEQMLATIKKVLPG, from the coding sequence ATGGGCAAGACAGTTTTAGTGGTGGACGATTCCGTCTCGATGCGTCAGATGGTGAGCTTTACGCTGACCGGTGCCGGCTACGAAGTGGTCGAGGCTGGAGACGGAAAAGAAGCCGTGGATAAACTCAATGGAGGGGCGAAGCCCAGTTTGGTGATTACGGATCTGAATATGCCGAATATGGATGGAATTTCTTTGATTAAGGCGGTACGGGGCATGGCTGCCCATAAGTTTACCCCGATTCTTATGTTAACCACCGAGTCCTCTGATGACAAAAAGAAAGAAGGGCAAAGTGCTGGAGCGACGGGGTGGGTTGTCAAACCGTTCAATCCAGAACAAATGTTAGCCACGATTAAGAAAGTTCTTCCCGGCTAA
- a CDS encoding four helix bundle protein has product MINRSNWQIGLGIPAKIAEGAARQTQKEFMLFLHISRGSLSEVMTLIELHVVYDISPKKHDRR; this is encoded by the coding sequence TTGATTAACCGGTCCAATTGGCAGATCGGCCTCGGTATACCGGCAAAGATTGCTGAAGGGGCTGCGAGGCAAACCCAAAAAGAGTTCATGCTGTTTCTCCATATTTCCCGGGGATCGTTGAGCGAGGTAATGACGTTGATCGAGTTGCACGTGGTGTACGATATTTCCCCCAAGAAGCATGACAGACGATAG
- a CDS encoding chemotaxis protein CheA, translating to MAVDLSRFQESFFTESAEHVETIESGLLALEQRPNDLDLLNRIFRGAHSIKGNAGMFHFTAIAELTHKMENILDDLRNEKMPVTPHIIDVLLRALDGLKNLLDAAQGGEAADEAAIHVLEGELDACQKGRPASAQEGAFAETGPQAFPLQAATWRRVQIDWSALPELFQRGMDPAQIFKELHELGMVKTLHVRTDGLPALDALDPERCYLGWRVELETDAPIAQIEEVFAFVRDGSELAIIDCAPKKPEPYKRVGDILVEEGVVTPEQIAESLAKQKPLGEILVEEKKASPQQVHQALQKQQQLKKNEVASIRVDTEKIDKLINLVGELVITQSMITDLSEKFTLAQLPVLQERITQLERNTREIQERVMSIRMMPIGSAFHRFPRLVRDLAGKSGKQIQLVMSGEETELDKTLIEAIGDPLTHLVRNSADHGLELPEERVAQGKPERGTIRLHAYHDGGNICIAVEDDGRGLNREKIIKKAIEKGIIADGSNMSDEAVYQLIFRPGFSTAETITDVSGRGVGMDVVKRNIEGLGGSVDIQSTMGKGSRLTLKLPLTLAIIDGMTVRVGQDNYIIPLIAVTESIRPKPNELQRIVGKGEVVNLRGEWVPVVKLYEAFALTPDFTDPSQALLVIVETDGRRLAVLVDELTGQQQVVIKSLEQNYRKVEAISGATILGDGQVALILDVPGLAKLARVGHIAAA from the coding sequence ATGGCAGTTGATCTTTCACGGTTTCAAGAGTCATTTTTTACTGAATCCGCAGAACATGTCGAAACCATCGAATCCGGTTTGTTGGCGTTAGAGCAACGTCCGAACGACCTGGACTTATTGAACCGAATTTTTCGGGGCGCTCATTCGATTAAAGGCAATGCGGGGATGTTTCATTTTACGGCCATTGCCGAGTTGACTCACAAAATGGAAAACATTCTGGATGACCTCCGGAATGAAAAAATGCCGGTGACCCCTCACATCATCGATGTGCTGTTACGGGCGCTGGACGGATTAAAAAACCTTTTGGATGCGGCGCAGGGAGGTGAGGCAGCAGATGAGGCGGCCATTCACGTCCTAGAAGGTGAGCTGGATGCCTGTCAGAAAGGAAGGCCCGCTTCTGCACAGGAGGGGGCTTTTGCTGAAACCGGTCCCCAGGCTTTTCCACTTCAAGCCGCCACGTGGCGAAGGGTCCAGATTGATTGGAGTGCCTTGCCGGAATTATTTCAACGAGGGATGGATCCCGCCCAGATTTTCAAGGAACTGCATGAGTTGGGTATGGTGAAGACGCTGCATGTGCGAACCGACGGTCTTCCGGCTTTGGATGCACTCGATCCAGAACGGTGTTATCTCGGTTGGAGGGTGGAATTGGAAACGGATGCTCCTATCGCCCAGATCGAGGAGGTGTTTGCGTTTGTCCGAGATGGGAGCGAGTTAGCCATCATCGATTGCGCACCGAAAAAACCGGAACCCTATAAACGGGTGGGGGATATTCTGGTGGAAGAAGGCGTGGTGACTCCGGAGCAAATCGCCGAAAGCCTGGCCAAGCAAAAGCCTCTTGGCGAAATTCTGGTGGAAGAGAAAAAGGCGTCTCCCCAACAAGTCCATCAAGCGCTGCAGAAGCAGCAGCAATTGAAAAAAAATGAGGTGGCATCTATTCGGGTCGATACGGAAAAGATCGATAAATTAATCAATCTGGTGGGGGAATTGGTGATTACGCAATCGATGATTACCGACCTGAGTGAGAAGTTTACCCTCGCGCAGCTCCCGGTTCTCCAGGAACGGATAACCCAATTGGAACGTAATACCCGGGAGATACAAGAACGGGTCATGTCCATTCGAATGATGCCGATCGGAAGTGCCTTCCACCGATTCCCGCGGTTGGTTCGGGATCTCGCAGGGAAAAGCGGCAAGCAGATTCAATTGGTCATGTCAGGAGAGGAAACCGAGTTGGATAAAACGCTGATCGAGGCGATTGGCGACCCGCTCACCCATCTGGTTCGCAATTCAGCCGATCATGGGTTGGAGTTACCCGAAGAACGGGTGGCTCAAGGCAAACCGGAACGAGGAACCATTCGTCTCCATGCGTATCACGATGGCGGCAATATTTGTATTGCCGTGGAGGATGACGGGCGAGGGCTGAACCGGGAAAAGATCATTAAAAAAGCCATCGAAAAAGGGATCATTGCCGATGGCAGCAATATGTCGGATGAAGCCGTGTATCAACTGATTTTTCGGCCTGGATTTTCCACGGCAGAGACCATCACCGATGTGTCAGGTCGAGGGGTGGGGATGGATGTGGTGAAGCGGAATATCGAGGGTCTTGGCGGGTCAGTGGACATTCAGAGCACGATGGGAAAAGGTTCTCGCCTCACGCTGAAATTGCCGCTTACGCTGGCCATTATTGACGGGATGACCGTCCGGGTCGGTCAGGATAACTACATTATCCCGCTTATTGCGGTCACCGAATCCATTCGCCCTAAACCCAATGAGTTGCAACGGATTGTGGGAAAAGGCGAGGTGGTCAATCTTCGTGGAGAATGGGTGCCGGTGGTCAAGCTCTATGAGGCGTTTGCCCTCACGCCAGACTTTACCGATCCCTCGCAGGCTTTGTTGGTGATCGTGGAAACCGATGGCCGGCGATTGGCCGTGCTCGTGGATGAACTGACGGGGCAACAACAAGTGGTCATTAAGAGTTTGGAACAAAATTATCGCAAGGTCGAGGCTATTTCCGGAGCCACCATTCTGGGGGACGGACAGGTCGCGTTGATTTTGGATGTGCCGGGATTGGCCAAATTGGCACGGGTTGGCCACATTGCGGCGGCATAA
- a CDS encoding purine-binding chemotaxis protein CheW, which yields MTTATAEPTEQRSIRTTYASDDQQYLTFNLADEYYGVDILKVQEIKGYTTVTRIPNTPDFLKGVLNLRGTIVPIVDLRMKFGMGVTEPTSFTVVVVVNVRNRVMGFLVDAVSDVLDMNAKDIQAPPDMGTSVDVTFIAGIGNAQDRLVTLLDIDRVLTEEEVVVVENIQDLEEKPEVHD from the coding sequence ATGACCACCGCAACGGCTGAACCGACAGAACAACGCTCGATTCGAACGACGTATGCCAGCGACGATCAACAATATCTGACCTTCAATCTGGCGGATGAATATTACGGAGTGGATATTCTGAAAGTACAGGAGATTAAGGGATACACCACGGTGACCAGGATCCCCAATACCCCTGACTTTCTTAAAGGGGTGCTCAATCTTCGGGGCACAATTGTGCCCATTGTGGATCTTCGCATGAAATTCGGCATGGGGGTGACCGAACCCACGTCGTTCACCGTGGTGGTTGTGGTCAATGTCCGGAATCGTGTGATGGGCTTTCTGGTTGATGCGGTGTCTGATGTGTTGGATATGAATGCCAAGGATATTCAGGCCCCTCCGGACATGGGCACCTCGGTCGATGTCACGTTTATCGCCGGCATCGGTAATGCCCAGGATCGCTTAGTGACCCTGTTGGATATTGATCGGGTTCTCACGGAGGAGGAAGTCGTCGTCGTGGAAAACATTCAAGACTTGGAAGAAAAACCTGAGGTCCATGACTGA
- a CDS encoding HAMP domain-containing protein yields MGGYTHLKGALGYPGMNWSVLVRVPKAEATAAAIAFNRDLTITAIICLVLILVVGLWVGRRGANNLVQISEVAQRAADGDLSRRVTVMSNDELGTMGKAMNVMLDNLVRVVSEVRQAAEHVSIASGEITQGNEDLSQRTSAQAGALEETSASMEEMTSTIKQNADNAKQANQLAVAAREVAEKGGAVTDKAVVAMDEINKSSKKIADIINVIDEIAFQTNLLALNAAVEAARAGEQGRGFAVVASEVRNLAQRSASAAKEIKTLINESVQKVGDGSELVNRSGQTLGEIVNSVKRVTDIISEISAASQEQAAGIDQVNKSVMQMDQGTQQNAALVEEATSASQSMKQQATELLNQVAFFKLEDTEQKRVAGTQPGSGAKVALSSGNNSSAMSKPLHSVKGVLPPKATAKTQPVGVGSSNGHDRRQRQDDFFEEF; encoded by the coding sequence ATGGGTGGCTATACCCATCTGAAAGGCGCCTTAGGCTATCCGGGTATGAATTGGTCTGTCCTGGTGAGAGTTCCTAAAGCCGAAGCCACTGCTGCGGCCATTGCATTTAATCGAGATTTAACCATTACCGCCATTATTTGTCTGGTTCTGATTTTGGTCGTTGGATTGTGGGTTGGTCGTCGTGGTGCAAATAATCTGGTTCAAATTAGCGAAGTGGCTCAACGGGCGGCCGATGGAGATTTGAGTCGGCGGGTCACCGTGATGTCCAATGATGAATTGGGAACCATGGGCAAGGCGATGAATGTCATGTTGGATAATTTGGTGAGAGTGGTATCGGAAGTCCGCCAGGCTGCGGAACATGTCTCTATCGCATCAGGTGAAATCACCCAAGGTAATGAAGATCTCTCGCAACGCACCTCGGCTCAGGCAGGCGCCTTGGAGGAGACCAGCGCGTCGATGGAAGAGATGACGTCCACCATCAAGCAAAATGCCGATAACGCCAAGCAGGCCAACCAATTAGCGGTGGCCGCCCGGGAAGTGGCAGAGAAGGGGGGCGCGGTCACGGACAAGGCTGTGGTGGCCATGGATGAGATTAATAAGAGCAGCAAGAAGATCGCGGATATTATTAACGTGATCGACGAAATCGCGTTTCAGACAAACCTTTTGGCACTCAATGCTGCCGTGGAAGCTGCACGCGCAGGTGAACAAGGCCGGGGTTTTGCTGTGGTGGCCTCGGAAGTGCGAAATCTGGCACAACGTTCGGCCTCGGCTGCCAAGGAGATCAAGACACTGATCAATGAATCGGTGCAAAAAGTTGGTGACGGCAGCGAGTTAGTGAATCGCTCGGGCCAGACGCTGGGCGAGATTGTGAATTCGGTTAAACGAGTCACGGATATTATTTCGGAAATCAGTGCGGCCTCCCAGGAGCAGGCTGCGGGGATCGATCAGGTGAACAAGTCGGTGATGCAGATGGATCAGGGCACGCAGCAGAATGCGGCCTTGGTAGAGGAAGCTACGTCGGCTTCCCAATCCATGAAGCAGCAAGCGACTGAACTGTTGAATCAAGTCGCATTTTTTAAATTAGAAGATACAGAACAAAAACGGGTTGCAGGGACACAACCCGGATCGGGAGCCAAGGTTGCGCTTTCAAGTGGCAATAATTCCTCCGCCATGAGTAAGCCTTTACATTCAGTGAAGGGTGTCCTCCCTCCAAAGGCCACGGCGAAGACTCAACCGGTTGGCGTGGGCAGTTCGAATGGCCATGACCGCCGTCAACGTCAGGATGATTTTTTTGAAGAGTTTTAG
- a CDS encoding HAMP domain-containing protein — translation MMFRRATQDLATVQACIGCHEGKKIGEMLGAVSVQIPMDGPAAQLQGNLSNMYMGILAVGLLMMGLLYLMIAKLVVKPMKSLESMAERAKEGDLTGRASVNSQDEIGRTSESFNMMFDRVSEVIGSVKTAVSGITTGTSEINAGTSDLAGRTSAQAGALEETSASMEEMTSTIKQNADNAKQANQLAVAAREVAEKGGAVTDKAVEAMDEINKSSKKIADIINVIDEIAFQTNLLALNAAVEAARAGEQGRGFAVVASEVRNLAQRSATAAKEIKTLINESVQKVGGGSELVNRSGQTLAEIVNSVKRVTDIISEISAASQEQAAGIDQVNKAVMQMDQGTQQNAALVEQATSASQSMAQQAEDLLRQVEFFKVQTEFGTQRSEPMAKTGSSVHAQSTSGTGSQYSRAASSMTGKAQGKHFPTKKEVAVGVGSSGSNGHKKPGDDFFEEF, via the coding sequence ATGATGTTCCGCCGTGCGACCCAGGATTTGGCGACGGTCCAAGCCTGCATCGGCTGTCATGAGGGCAAAAAAATCGGGGAAATGCTGGGAGCTGTATCGGTACAGATTCCCATGGATGGTCCCGCTGCCCAATTACAAGGGAATCTCAGTAATATGTATATGGGGATTCTGGCCGTGGGCTTGTTGATGATGGGGCTGTTGTATCTGATGATTGCGAAGTTGGTGGTCAAGCCGATGAAGAGTCTGGAGTCCATGGCGGAGCGAGCCAAGGAAGGAGATCTCACCGGTCGGGCCAGCGTGAACAGTCAGGATGAAATCGGTCGAACCAGTGAATCGTTTAATATGATGTTTGACCGGGTGAGTGAAGTCATTGGGTCTGTCAAAACAGCTGTTTCCGGCATTACGACCGGGACTTCCGAGATAAATGCAGGAACCTCCGATCTTGCCGGGCGAACCTCGGCGCAAGCAGGAGCCCTGGAAGAAACCAGTGCGTCCATGGAAGAGATGACCTCTACCATTAAACAGAATGCGGATAACGCCAAACAGGCGAACCAATTGGCGGTGGCCGCCCGGGAAGTGGCGGAGAAGGGTGGCGCGGTCACGGACAAGGCCGTGGAGGCCATGGATGAAATCAATAAGAGCAGCAAGAAGATCGCGGATATTATTAATGTGATCGACGAAATCGCGTTTCAAACGAATCTCTTAGCTTTGAATGCAGCGGTGGAAGCGGCACGGGCGGGCGAGCAGGGACGAGGTTTTGCGGTAGTGGCTTCGGAAGTGCGAAATCTGGCGCAACGTTCTGCCACGGCGGCCAAGGAGATTAAGACGCTGATCAACGAATCGGTGCAAAAAGTTGGCGGTGGCAGTGAGTTGGTCAATCGCTCGGGCCAGACGCTGGCCGAAATTGTGAACTCGGTCAAACGGGTCACGGATATTATTTCAGAAATCAGTGCGGCTTCCCAGGAGCAGGCGGCGGGGATTGATCAAGTGAACAAGGCGGTGATGCAGATGGACCAAGGCACACAACAAAATGCGGCCTTGGTGGAACAGGCGACTTCAGCGTCCCAATCGATGGCGCAACAAGCTGAGGATCTGTTGCGGCAGGTCGAGTTTTTCAAGGTCCAGACTGAGTTCGGGACTCAACGTTCTGAGCCTATGGCAAAAACCGGCTCATCCGTTCACGCTCAATCGACGAGCGGAACGGGGTCTCAATATTCTCGTGCGGCCTCGTCTATGACTGGTAAAGCTCAGGGAAAGCATTTCCCCACTAAAAAAGAGGTCGCTGTGGGTGTTGGGAGTTCGGGGTCCAACGGGCATAAAAAGCCAGGGGATGATTTTTTTGAAGAATTTTAG
- a CDS encoding DUF3365 domain-containing protein, translating into MRRWTVFSLMFVMLGLGFALVAPLGLAADAAKEMAAKYILATSKAARTVYVKGIMADATKGGMKPSEDWVKDDHGMMLPAQFVKELGKEIKEFDLSLVGTDPLYASNAAKSAKEKDMLAELAKGKEKVLVAEDGGVTVGMSADYAIADICADCHNSHPKTTKKDWKKGDFMGAIVVRLR; encoded by the coding sequence ATGAGGAGATGGACTGTATTTTCACTAATGTTTGTCATGTTAGGTCTTGGCTTTGCCTTGGTTGCGCCGCTAGGTCTAGCCGCAGACGCGGCTAAGGAAATGGCGGCCAAGTACATCTTGGCTACCTCTAAGGCTGCCAGAACCGTGTATGTCAAGGGGATTATGGCCGACGCGACCAAAGGTGGAATGAAACCGTCTGAAGATTGGGTGAAGGATGACCACGGCATGATGCTGCCGGCTCAGTTCGTGAAAGAACTCGGGAAAGAAATAAAGGAGTTTGATTTGTCTTTGGTTGGGACCGATCCCTTGTATGCCTCCAATGCCGCGAAAAGTGCCAAGGAAAAGGACATGCTCGCGGAATTAGCCAAAGGAAAAGAAAAAGTATTAGTGGCGGAAGATGGCGGAGTGACGGTCGGTATGTCGGCCGATTATGCTATCGCGGACATTTGTGCTGATTGCCATAACTCACACCCAAAAACCACCAAAAAAGATTGGAAGAAGGGTGATTTTATGGGAGCCATTGTGGTGCGACTGAGATAA
- a CDS encoding DUF3365 domain-containing protein, producing the protein MSRKKFLSAVFFLIALLAPVIVFAGADVVETGRLLAILLDAGRGAVAANQPLINDASKGDKGFTPDVFAQQLAEKFKARASVDLGNLKGSGVPEMAQKLLLELVEAAKKTVANNQDKINKPGVAYKGFTPAHFGTQTATLFSEKSGIYMKQTTTDALLRNPKNKADDFESGMMKKFGDSAYPRQGDKIASETTDGAVRVMLPLFYGKGCMGCHGGPKGEMDVSGYKKEGAKEGDLGGAVSVKLPAK; encoded by the coding sequence ATGAGCCGAAAGAAATTTCTCTCTGCAGTTTTTTTCCTGATTGCTCTCCTCGCGCCTGTCATAGTATTTGCAGGGGCCGATGTGGTTGAAACAGGCCGCCTCCTGGCTATTCTGCTTGACGCCGGGCGTGGGGCAGTCGCGGCCAACCAGCCCCTGATCAATGATGCGAGCAAGGGAGACAAGGGGTTCACGCCTGATGTGTTTGCCCAGCAACTCGCGGAGAAATTTAAGGCCCGAGCCAGCGTGGATTTGGGTAATCTGAAAGGGAGCGGCGTTCCCGAGATGGCGCAAAAGCTGCTGCTGGAACTCGTTGAAGCCGCAAAAAAGACGGTCGCCAACAACCAGGATAAAATCAATAAGCCCGGTGTCGCGTATAAGGGCTTTACACCGGCCCATTTCGGGACGCAGACCGCTACTTTGTTCAGCGAAAAAAGCGGTATTTACATGAAACAAACGACAACAGATGCGTTACTCCGAAATCCGAAGAATAAGGCAGATGACTTTGAGTCCGGGATGATGAAAAAATTCGGCGATTCCGCTTATCCACGCCAGGGGGACAAGATCGCGAGCGAGACAACCGACGGAGCCGTGCGTGTGATGTTGCCCTTGTTCTATGGGAAAGGTTGCATGGGTTGCCACGGTGGTCCCAAAGGTGAAATGGATGTTTCCGGCTACAAAAAAGAAGGGGCCAAGGAAGGCGACCTTGGAGGGGCAGTCAGCGTGAAGCTTCCCGCCAAATAA
- a CDS encoding chlorite dismutase family protein: MRALASLLFIAVLTVVSFGLTWAADAPIFGTFALFEVDKDWGNLSVEERQKGGEEAKALLESIKNQVTVDGYWTYGLTTESHFMLRLHSADLKANQQLMTQLRSTRLGRHLNLEYTVSGVTKSLNYAPDFPELLEKLKAAKYKGDPSTYAIMIPVRKNAEWWNLPKEERVALMKEHTIPTVAYLETVKRKLYHSTGISDVDFLTYFETNSLIEFNDLVIALRMVREDSFNVQLGEPTIIGTLKNWNEIVDLLMK, from the coding sequence ATGCGCGCCTTAGCATCCCTGTTGTTCATTGCGGTTTTGACTGTTGTGTCCTTTGGCTTGACATGGGCGGCCGATGCCCCTATTTTTGGCACCTTTGCCCTGTTTGAGGTGGATAAAGATTGGGGAAATTTGTCGGTGGAAGAAAGGCAAAAAGGAGGGGAGGAGGCGAAAGCCCTGTTGGAATCAATCAAAAATCAGGTCACCGTGGATGGCTATTGGACCTATGGGTTGACAACGGAATCTCATTTTATGCTTCGGCTGCATTCCGCCGACCTCAAAGCCAATCAGCAATTAATGACTCAACTCCGGAGTACTCGCCTCGGCCGACATTTGAATTTGGAATACACCGTCAGTGGAGTGACCAAAAGTTTAAATTATGCGCCGGATTTTCCGGAATTGTTGGAAAAGTTGAAAGCAGCGAAATACAAAGGAGATCCGTCGACATATGCAATTATGATCCCGGTTCGGAAAAATGCCGAATGGTGGAATCTGCCTAAAGAAGAACGTGTGGCGCTGATGAAAGAGCATACCATTCCCACTGTGGCCTATTTAGAAACAGTCAAACGGAAATTGTACCATTCCACCGGGATTTCAGACGTGGATTTTTTAACATATTTTGAAACAAATAGTTTGATTGAATTCAATGATCTGGTCATTGCGTTGCGGATGGTTCGGGAGGATAGCTTCAATGTTCAGCTCGGAGAGCCGACGATCATTGGCACACTGAAAAACTGGAATGAGATTGTGGATCTCCTTATGAAATAG
- a CDS encoding protein-glutamate O-methyltransferase — translation MMTATLTDNEFEQFKHLIYQQVGITLDAPKKTLLVSRLGKRLRDLHLSSYQAYYDCVSGKGGEEELMKLLDLVSTNKTDFYREPVHFDFLRDQVLSEVQSAKTLRIWSSASSSGEEPYTIAMTLSDGIADINRWDIKILASDISTRVLAKASSGIYEEERVSQLPIDLVKRHFLRGKGPQAGKLQVRPQIARLVAFRRINLMDPTFPIRSQLDVIFCRNVMIYFDRPTQAKLMEKFFRYLRPGGYLFIGHSESLQWIDHQFTYLRPTIYQKPISVKSEA, via the coding sequence ATGATGACGGCAACGTTGACTGATAATGAATTTGAACAGTTTAAACACTTAATTTATCAGCAGGTCGGTATTACGCTCGATGCCCCAAAAAAAACGCTCTTAGTTTCTCGTTTGGGGAAACGGCTTCGGGATCTTCACCTTTCCTCGTATCAGGCGTATTACGACTGTGTGAGCGGGAAAGGCGGGGAAGAAGAGTTGATGAAGTTGTTGGATCTTGTGTCAACGAATAAAACTGATTTTTATCGGGAGCCTGTGCATTTTGATTTTCTCCGCGACCAGGTTCTTTCAGAGGTGCAATCGGCCAAGACCTTGAGAATTTGGTCTTCCGCGTCCTCTTCCGGGGAAGAACCCTATACGATTGCCATGACCCTGTCTGATGGCATTGCCGATATTAATCGATGGGACATCAAAATTCTCGCCTCCGATATTTCTACGCGGGTATTGGCAAAGGCTTCCTCGGGTATCTATGAGGAAGAGCGGGTGAGTCAACTTCCCATTGATTTGGTGAAACGACATTTTCTCCGTGGGAAAGGCCCGCAAGCGGGAAAGCTGCAGGTGCGCCCTCAGATCGCGCGTCTTGTGGCCTTTCGACGGATAAATTTGATGGACCCGACCTTTCCTATACGGAGTCAATTGGATGTAATCTTTTGTCGGAATGTTATGATTTATTTTGATCGTCCCACGCAAGCCAAACTCATGGAGAAGTTTTTCCGATATCTCCGCCCTGGTGGATATTTGTTTATCGGACATTCAGAAAGTTTGCAGTGGATCGACCATCAATTTACATATCTGCGCCCGACCATTTATCAAAAACCGATCAGCGTGAAAAGTGAGGCGTAG
- a CDS encoding chemoreceptor glutamine deamidase CheD (catalyzes the conversion of glutamine residues to glutamate on methyl-accepting chemotaxis receptors): protein MSSTGLMEFGHIRRMQDTRFPYEVAVILPGEYFVSREPKVVYTVLGSCISVCLRDPEAGVGGMNHFMLAAPSNIEGHDNWADSGRYGSFAMEMLMNDIFKRGGKKDRLEAKVFGGGKIYDGTIDIGAQNAAWALAFLEQEGLSPIKADVGDVCPRKVYYFTDSGKVLMKKLDRVVASAIAQEEGQYRKKLQHAPVQSDVTLF from the coding sequence ATGTCATCTACAGGATTGATGGAATTTGGGCATATTCGGCGAATGCAGGATACCCGCTTCCCCTACGAAGTGGCCGTCATTCTCCCAGGTGAATATTTTGTAAGCCGGGAGCCCAAAGTCGTCTATACGGTATTAGGTTCCTGTATCTCAGTGTGTCTGCGAGATCCAGAAGCCGGCGTGGGAGGGATGAATCATTTCATGTTAGCAGCTCCTTCCAATATTGAAGGACACGATAATTGGGCAGATTCGGGACGATACGGGAGCTTTGCCATGGAAATGCTGATGAACGATATTTTCAAGCGCGGCGGAAAAAAAGACCGCCTCGAAGCGAAAGTCTTTGGCGGGGGAAAGATTTATGATGGCACCATCGATATTGGGGCCCAAAATGCCGCTTGGGCTCTCGCCTTTTTGGAACAGGAGGGTCTGTCGCCTATTAAAGCCGATGTCGGAGATGTCTGTCCTCGGAAGGTGTACTATTTCACCGATTCGGGAAAAGTGCTCATGAAAAAACTCGACCGTGTCGTGGCGAGTGCGATTGCGCAGGAGGAGGGGCAGTATCGGAAGAAACTTCAACATGCTCCTGTGCAGTCGGACGTCACACTTTTTTGA
- a CDS encoding chemotaxis response regulator protein-glutamate methylesterase codes for MNGKKIRVLIVDDSALIRNVMTEILSQDPEIEVVGTAPDPYVARDKMKALNPDVLTLDVEMPKMDGLTFLQKIMAARPMPVVMVSSLTEQGAATTLQALEAGAVDFVTKPTVDVQHGLSDLAHQIISKVKIAAQASVKRRTPPADCTERIKALAAQSAMIKTTDTIIAIGASTGGTEALRELLEVLPPNTPPIIMTQHMPEQFTKSFANRLNELCQIHVKEAREGDSVMPGQALLAPGNYHMELRRSGARYYVSLNQEPQVNRFRPSVDVMFRSVARYAGGNSLGVILTGMGNDGAAGMLEMKQAGAFNLAQDEASCVVFGMPKEAIKAGGVDKILPLHDIPAAMLAHLKMLAPR; via the coding sequence ATGAATGGTAAAAAAATACGCGTGTTGATTGTAGATGACTCGGCATTGATTCGAAATGTTATGACGGAGATTTTATCGCAAGATCCTGAGATCGAGGTGGTCGGAACCGCTCCTGACCCCTATGTCGCCAGGGATAAAATGAAGGCCCTTAACCCTGATGTGCTGACCCTGGATGTGGAAATGCCAAAAATGGATGGACTCACCTTTTTGCAGAAAATCATGGCCGCACGGCCGATGCCTGTGGTGATGGTGAGTTCGTTGACTGAACAAGGCGCGGCGACGACGTTACAGGCTTTGGAAGCCGGTGCCGTGGATTTTGTGACGAAGCCCACGGTGGATGTTCAGCATGGGCTGTCGGACTTAGCTCATCAAATTATCAGCAAAGTGAAGATCGCGGCCCAGGCCAGCGTGAAAAGACGAACTCCACCGGCTGACTGTACTGAACGGATTAAAGCACTGGCTGCCCAATCCGCGATGATTAAAACTACTGATACGATTATCGCTATCGGGGCGTCCACTGGTGGGACCGAAGCGCTTCGGGAATTATTGGAAGTGCTGCCACCGAATACCCCACCCATCATTATGACGCAGCATATGCCGGAACAATTTACCAAATCGTTTGCCAATCGGCTGAATGAACTGTGTCAGATTCACGTGAAAGAAGCTCGGGAAGGTGACAGCGTCATGCCCGGACAGGCCTTGTTGGCGCCGGGTAATTATCATATGGAACTTCGCCGGAGCGGTGCCCGCTATTATGTCTCACTGAATCAAGAGCCGCAGGTCAACCGATTTCGTCCCTCCGTGGACGTCATGTTTCGATCGGTCGCCCGGTATGCCGGGGGGAATAGTCTCGGAGTAATCCTGACTGGAATGGGGAATGACGGTGCTGCCGGCATGTTAGAAATGAAGCAAGCCGGAGCCTTTAACCTTGCCCAGGATGAAGCGTCCTGTGTCGTGTTTGGGATGCCCAAAGAAGCCATTAAGGCTGGAGGAGTCGACAAAATTCTTCCGTTACACGACATTCCTGCAGCCATGCTGGCTCATTTGAAGATGCTGGCTCCGCGTTAA